A single region of the Aptenodytes patagonicus chromosome 7, bAptPat1.pri.cur, whole genome shotgun sequence genome encodes:
- the ATXN3 gene encoding ataxin-3 isoform X4: MESIFHERQEGSLCAQHCLNNLLQGEYFSPVELSSIAQQLDEEERMRMAEGGVSSEEYRTFLQQPSVNMDDSGFFSIQWFNLNSLLMGPELISDTYLALFLAQLQQEGYSIFVVKGDLPDCEADQLLQMIRVQQMQRPKLIGEETAQSRDQRLPRSDMDQAIEVNHPFDGTGMLDEDEENFQRALALSRQEIDMEDEEADLRRAIQLSMQGSRRSEFSDSLPQNVPQSPHTSQTDSLSSEELRKRRQAYFEKQQQQQDRTPNLHDKPTLSSSTPEADPGGDMSEEDMLQAAMNMSLESVRNHLNAEEEK; encoded by the exons CAAGAAGGCTCATTGTGTGCTCAGCACTGTCTGAATAATTTGCTACAAGGGGAATATTTTAGTCCTGTTGAGTTATCCTCTATCGCACAGCAGTTGGATGAGGAAGAAAGAATGAGAATGGCAGAGGGAGGAGTGTCTAGTGAAGAATATAGAACGTTTTTACAG CAGCCTTCTGTAAATATGGATGATAGTGGATTCTTCTCAATTCAA tGGTTTAACTTGAACTCTCTCTTGATGGGTCCAGAACTAATATCAGATACATATCTTGCACTTTTCTTGGCTCAATTACAACAGGAAG GTTATTCCATATTTGTAGTAAAAGGTGACCTGCCAGACTGTGAGGCTGATCAGCTATTGCAGATGATTCGGGTACAGCAGATGCAGCGACCAAAACTAATTGGAGAAGAGACGGCACAGTCAAGAGATCAGAG GCTACCCAGAAGTGATATGGACCAAGCAATAGAAGTTAACCATCCTTTTGATGGAACAGGCATGTTAGATGAAGATGAAGAGAATTTTCAGAGAGCCCTGGCTCTAAGTAGGCAGGAAATTGATATGGAAGATGAAGAAGCTGATCTTCGCAGAGCCATTCAACTCAGCATGCAAG GTAGTCGTCGAAGTGAGTTCTCGGACTCATTACCACAGAATGTTCCTCAGTCACCTCACACCAGTCAGACAGACTCCCTTTCTTCAGAAGAACTGCGAAAGAGAAGACAAGCgtattttgaaaa gcagcaacaacagcaagaTCGGACCCCAAACCTGCATGATAAGCCAACTCTAAGCTCAAGCACTCCAGAAGCTGACCCAG gagGTGATATGAGTGAAGAAGACATGCTTCAAGCAGCCATGAATATGTCTCTGGAATCTGTTAGAAACCACTTGAACgcagaagaggagaaatga
- the ATXN3 gene encoding ataxin-3 isoform X5 has translation MESIFHERVISNALKVWGLELILFNSPEYQRLGIDPINEKSFICNYKEHWFTVRKLGKQWFNLNSLLMGPELISDTYLALFLAQLQQEGYSIFVVKGDLPDCEADQLLQMIRVQQMQRPKLIGEETAQSRDQRLPRSDMDQAIEVNHPFDGTGMLDEDEENFQRALALSRQEIDMEDEEADLRRAIQLSMQGSRRSEFSDSLPQNVPQSPHTSQTDSLSSEELRKRRQAYFEKQQQQQDRTPNLHDKPTLSSSTPEADPGGDMSEEDMLQAAMNMSLESVRNHLNAEEEK, from the exons GTTATAAGCAATGCCTTGAAAGTTTGGGGTTTAGAACTAATCCTCTTCAACAGTCCAGAGTATCAGAGGCTTGGGATCGACCCTAT aaatgaaaaatcatttatttGTAATTATAAGGAGCACTGGTTTACAGTTCGAAAGTTAGGAAAACAG tGGTTTAACTTGAACTCTCTCTTGATGGGTCCAGAACTAATATCAGATACATATCTTGCACTTTTCTTGGCTCAATTACAACAGGAAG GTTATTCCATATTTGTAGTAAAAGGTGACCTGCCAGACTGTGAGGCTGATCAGCTATTGCAGATGATTCGGGTACAGCAGATGCAGCGACCAAAACTAATTGGAGAAGAGACGGCACAGTCAAGAGATCAGAG GCTACCCAGAAGTGATATGGACCAAGCAATAGAAGTTAACCATCCTTTTGATGGAACAGGCATGTTAGATGAAGATGAAGAGAATTTTCAGAGAGCCCTGGCTCTAAGTAGGCAGGAAATTGATATGGAAGATGAAGAAGCTGATCTTCGCAGAGCCATTCAACTCAGCATGCAAG GTAGTCGTCGAAGTGAGTTCTCGGACTCATTACCACAGAATGTTCCTCAGTCACCTCACACCAGTCAGACAGACTCCCTTTCTTCAGAAGAACTGCGAAAGAGAAGACAAGCgtattttgaaaa gcagcaacaacagcaagaTCGGACCCCAAACCTGCATGATAAGCCAACTCTAAGCTCAAGCACTCCAGAAGCTGACCCAG gagGTGATATGAGTGAAGAAGACATGCTTCAAGCAGCCATGAATATGTCTCTGGAATCTGTTAGAAACCACTTGAACgcagaagaggagaaatga
- the ATXN3 gene encoding ataxin-3 isoform X1 gives MESIFHERQEGSLCAQHCLNNLLQGEYFSPVELSSIAQQLDEEERMRMAEGGVSSEEYRTFLQQPSVNMDDSGFFSIQVISNALKVWGLELILFNSPEYQRLGIDPINEKSFICNYKEHWFTVRKLGKQWFNLNSLLMGPELISDTYLALFLAQLQQEGYSIFVVKGDLPDCEADQLLQMIRVQQMQRPKLIGEETAQSRDQRLPRSDMDQAIEVNHPFDGTGMLDEDEENFQRALALSRQEIDMEDEEADLRRAIQLSMQGSRRSEFSDSLPQNVPQSPHTSQTDSLSSEELRKRRQAYFEKQQQQQDRTPNLHDKPTLSSSTPEADPGGDMSEEDMLQAAMNMSLESVRNHLNAEEEK, from the exons CAAGAAGGCTCATTGTGTGCTCAGCACTGTCTGAATAATTTGCTACAAGGGGAATATTTTAGTCCTGTTGAGTTATCCTCTATCGCACAGCAGTTGGATGAGGAAGAAAGAATGAGAATGGCAGAGGGAGGAGTGTCTAGTGAAGAATATAGAACGTTTTTACAG CAGCCTTCTGTAAATATGGATGATAGTGGATTCTTCTCAATTCAA GTTATAAGCAATGCCTTGAAAGTTTGGGGTTTAGAACTAATCCTCTTCAACAGTCCAGAGTATCAGAGGCTTGGGATCGACCCTAT aaatgaaaaatcatttatttGTAATTATAAGGAGCACTGGTTTACAGTTCGAAAGTTAGGAAAACAG tGGTTTAACTTGAACTCTCTCTTGATGGGTCCAGAACTAATATCAGATACATATCTTGCACTTTTCTTGGCTCAATTACAACAGGAAG GTTATTCCATATTTGTAGTAAAAGGTGACCTGCCAGACTGTGAGGCTGATCAGCTATTGCAGATGATTCGGGTACAGCAGATGCAGCGACCAAAACTAATTGGAGAAGAGACGGCACAGTCAAGAGATCAGAG GCTACCCAGAAGTGATATGGACCAAGCAATAGAAGTTAACCATCCTTTTGATGGAACAGGCATGTTAGATGAAGATGAAGAGAATTTTCAGAGAGCCCTGGCTCTAAGTAGGCAGGAAATTGATATGGAAGATGAAGAAGCTGATCTTCGCAGAGCCATTCAACTCAGCATGCAAG GTAGTCGTCGAAGTGAGTTCTCGGACTCATTACCACAGAATGTTCCTCAGTCACCTCACACCAGTCAGACAGACTCCCTTTCTTCAGAAGAACTGCGAAAGAGAAGACAAGCgtattttgaaaa gcagcaacaacagcaagaTCGGACCCCAAACCTGCATGATAAGCCAACTCTAAGCTCAAGCACTCCAGAAGCTGACCCAG gagGTGATATGAGTGAAGAAGACATGCTTCAAGCAGCCATGAATATGTCTCTGGAATCTGTTAGAAACCACTTGAACgcagaagaggagaaatga
- the ATXN3 gene encoding ataxin-3 isoform X3, whose translation MRMAEGGVSSEEYRTFLQQPSVNMDDSGFFSIQVISNALKVWGLELILFNSPEYQRLGIDPINEKSFICNYKEHWFTVRKLGKQWFNLNSLLMGPELISDTYLALFLAQLQQEGYSIFVVKGDLPDCEADQLLQMIRVQQMQRPKLIGEETAQSRDQRLPRSDMDQAIEVNHPFDGTGMLDEDEENFQRALALSRQEIDMEDEEADLRRAIQLSMQGSRRSEFSDSLPQNVPQSPHTSQTDSLSSEELRKRRQAYFEKQQQQQDRTPNLHDKPTLSSSTPEADPGGDMSEEDMLQAAMNMSLESVRNHLNAEEEK comes from the exons ATGAGAATGGCAGAGGGAGGAGTGTCTAGTGAAGAATATAGAACGTTTTTACAG CAGCCTTCTGTAAATATGGATGATAGTGGATTCTTCTCAATTCAA GTTATAAGCAATGCCTTGAAAGTTTGGGGTTTAGAACTAATCCTCTTCAACAGTCCAGAGTATCAGAGGCTTGGGATCGACCCTAT aaatgaaaaatcatttatttGTAATTATAAGGAGCACTGGTTTACAGTTCGAAAGTTAGGAAAACAG tGGTTTAACTTGAACTCTCTCTTGATGGGTCCAGAACTAATATCAGATACATATCTTGCACTTTTCTTGGCTCAATTACAACAGGAAG GTTATTCCATATTTGTAGTAAAAGGTGACCTGCCAGACTGTGAGGCTGATCAGCTATTGCAGATGATTCGGGTACAGCAGATGCAGCGACCAAAACTAATTGGAGAAGAGACGGCACAGTCAAGAGATCAGAG GCTACCCAGAAGTGATATGGACCAAGCAATAGAAGTTAACCATCCTTTTGATGGAACAGGCATGTTAGATGAAGATGAAGAGAATTTTCAGAGAGCCCTGGCTCTAAGTAGGCAGGAAATTGATATGGAAGATGAAGAAGCTGATCTTCGCAGAGCCATTCAACTCAGCATGCAAG GTAGTCGTCGAAGTGAGTTCTCGGACTCATTACCACAGAATGTTCCTCAGTCACCTCACACCAGTCAGACAGACTCCCTTTCTTCAGAAGAACTGCGAAAGAGAAGACAAGCgtattttgaaaa gcagcaacaacagcaagaTCGGACCCCAAACCTGCATGATAAGCCAACTCTAAGCTCAAGCACTCCAGAAGCTGACCCAG gagGTGATATGAGTGAAGAAGACATGCTTCAAGCAGCCATGAATATGTCTCTGGAATCTGTTAGAAACCACTTGAACgcagaagaggagaaatga
- the ATXN3 gene encoding ataxin-3 isoform X2, with the protein MESIFHERQEGSLCAQHCLNNLLQGEYFSPVELSSIAQQLDEEERMRMAEGGVSSEEYRTFLQQPSVNMDDSGFFSIQVISNALKVWGLELILFNSPEYQRLGIDPINEKSFICNYKEHWFTVRKLGKQWFNLNSLLMGPELISDTYLALFLAQLQQEGYSIFVVKGDLPDCEADQLLQMIRVQQMQRPKLIGEETAQSRDQRLPRSDMDQAIEVNHPFDGTGMLDEDEENFQRALALSRQEIDMEDEEADLRRAIQLSMQVVEVSSRTHYHRMFLSHLTPVRQTPFLQKNCEREDKRILKSSNNSKIGPQTCMISQL; encoded by the exons CAAGAAGGCTCATTGTGTGCTCAGCACTGTCTGAATAATTTGCTACAAGGGGAATATTTTAGTCCTGTTGAGTTATCCTCTATCGCACAGCAGTTGGATGAGGAAGAAAGAATGAGAATGGCAGAGGGAGGAGTGTCTAGTGAAGAATATAGAACGTTTTTACAG CAGCCTTCTGTAAATATGGATGATAGTGGATTCTTCTCAATTCAA GTTATAAGCAATGCCTTGAAAGTTTGGGGTTTAGAACTAATCCTCTTCAACAGTCCAGAGTATCAGAGGCTTGGGATCGACCCTAT aaatgaaaaatcatttatttGTAATTATAAGGAGCACTGGTTTACAGTTCGAAAGTTAGGAAAACAG tGGTTTAACTTGAACTCTCTCTTGATGGGTCCAGAACTAATATCAGATACATATCTTGCACTTTTCTTGGCTCAATTACAACAGGAAG GTTATTCCATATTTGTAGTAAAAGGTGACCTGCCAGACTGTGAGGCTGATCAGCTATTGCAGATGATTCGGGTACAGCAGATGCAGCGACCAAAACTAATTGGAGAAGAGACGGCACAGTCAAGAGATCAGAG GCTACCCAGAAGTGATATGGACCAAGCAATAGAAGTTAACCATCCTTTTGATGGAACAGGCATGTTAGATGAAGATGAAGAGAATTTTCAGAGAGCCCTGGCTCTAAGTAGGCAGGAAATTGATATGGAAGATGAAGAAGCTGATCTTCGCAGAGCCATTCAACTCAGCATGCAAG TCGTCGAAGTGAGTTCTCGGACTCATTACCACAGAATGTTCCTCAGTCACCTCACACCAGTCAGACAGACTCCCTTTCTTCAGAAGAACTGCGAAAGAGAAGACAAGCgtattttgaaaa gcagcaacaacagcaagaTCGGACCCCAAACCTGCATGATAAGCCAACTCTAA